The Thiomicrorhabdus aquaedulcis sequence AAGTATTAACCTATTTACTGACCGGTGCCATCGCTGGATTGGCCGCGGGACTGCTGGGCATTGGCGGTGGTTTGCTTATCGTACCGGTATTAAGCACGGTTTTTTTAATTTTTTTGAACATAACCGACGTTGTGCATTTGGCTATTGGCACCTCGTTAGCCACTATTATTATTACCTCTTATGCCTCGGTCAAAGCCCATCACCAAAAAGAGGCTGTGCGTTGGGACATTGTTAAAATGATGAGTTTGGGGGTGTTGGCTGGCGCATTTTTAGGCGGTTGGGGCTCACAATTTGTAGCTTCAAATTATTTGGGCATGATTTTTGGTGGGCTTGAACTCATCATTGCTGTTTATATGTTGCTTAATATCAAACCCAGCCCACAAAGAAATCTACCAGGCCTGGTTACTAACAATGTAGTTGGCGGCACTATTGGTGCAGTGTCTTCACTGGTGGGCATTGGTGGCGGCACGCTCACAACACCTTACTTAGTCTGGAACAATATTCATATTCACCATGCCATTGCCACCTCGGCCGCCATCAGTATACCGGTGGCCGTGGCGGGCAGTATTGGGTTTATTATCGCTGGCTTAAACACCCCCAATTTACCACCCTACACCACCGGCTATATCTATTGGCCTGCTTTTTT is a genomic window containing:
- a CDS encoding sulfite exporter TauE/SafE family protein yields the protein MPELIFIYEVLTYLLTGAIAGLAAGLLGIGGGLLIVPVLSTVFLIFLNITDVVHLAIGTSLATIIITSYASVKAHHQKEAVRWDIVKMMSLGVLAGAFLGGWGSQFVASNYLGMIFGGLELIIAVYMLLNIKPSPQRNLPGLVTNNVVGGTIGAVSSLVGIGGGTLTTPYLVWNNIHIHHAIATSAAISIPVAVAGSIGFIIAGLNTPNLPPYTTGYIYWPAFFGIVLASYFTAPIGARWAHRLPVLTLKRLFAGLLILLAIKMLFFI